The proteins below are encoded in one region of Synergistaceae bacterium:
- a CDS encoding 6-phosphofructokinase — protein MGKLRNIGIITSGGDCGGLNAVVRGAAKVASSRGIGAYIIPSGYAGLYNLVDFNSLVLLDEERTDHVNSAFAGSDAGHSRVKISKINDPGKYDRILRGLRKFEIDGLVISGGDDTGGVVVDLVQNGIPCVHAPKTMDLDLQTYSVGGDSAVNKIARIVEDIKTTGKTHNRIMIVEVFGRYAGHTAFLGGVAADADCILIPEVAVDFDVVYGHMKHHYMRRIMNSDVNAGTYVMVIAEGIRGEDGKVFSDSGDGTDSFGHKKLAGAARFVRQRLEDMMKKDPDIHDFMQKSGMFVPGVFEIPEVREVLPGHMVRSGSTSAYDVNFGKQIGAAAVILLDEGFSGVTVVDADNGTIRYISTKEAIEQRFVDENKVTYHEQMDICFGRKPHKYVPVIEKCERPIKRFL, from the coding sequence ATGGGTAAGCTGAGGAACATCGGCATCATCACGTCGGGGGGAGACTGCGGAGGACTTAACGCCGTGGTGCGCGGAGCGGCGAAAGTAGCCTCGTCGAGGGGGATCGGGGCCTACATCATCCCTAGTGGCTATGCGGGGCTTTATAACCTAGTGGATTTCAACAGCCTGGTGCTTCTGGACGAAGAACGCACCGATCATGTGAATTCCGCCTTCGCCGGGAGCGACGCGGGCCATAGCCGCGTCAAGATCTCGAAGATCAACGATCCCGGCAAGTATGACCGCATCCTTCGGGGGCTGCGTAAGTTCGAGATCGACGGTCTGGTGATTTCGGGCGGAGACGACACGGGCGGAGTGGTGGTGGACCTGGTGCAAAATGGCATCCCCTGTGTCCACGCCCCAAAAACCATGGACCTGGATTTGCAAACCTATTCTGTGGGGGGAGATTCGGCCGTCAACAAAATCGCCCGGATCGTGGAGGATATCAAGACCACGGGGAAAACCCACAACCGTATCATGATTGTGGAGGTGTTCGGCCGTTACGCCGGGCATACGGCTTTCCTCGGCGGAGTGGCGGCGGACGCGGATTGCATCCTGATACCGGAGGTGGCCGTGGACTTCGACGTGGTCTACGGACACATGAAGCACCATTACATGCGGCGCATCATGAACTCTGACGTAAACGCGGGAACCTACGTCATGGTGATAGCTGAGGGCATTCGTGGCGAGGATGGGAAGGTTTTTTCGGACAGCGGCGACGGAACGGATTCCTTTGGGCACAAAAAACTGGCGGGTGCCGCTCGTTTCGTCCGCCAACGCCTTGAAGATATGATGAAAAAAGACCCCGATATTCATGATTTTATGCAGAAGTCAGGAATGTTCGTGCCTGGCGTCTTCGAGATTCCAGAAGTCCGCGAGGTGCTGCCCGGGCATATGGTGCGTAGCGGCTCCACATCGGCCTACGACGTCAACTTCGGCAAACAGATCGGCGCGGCTGCCGTGATCTTGTTGGACGAGGGCTTCAGCGGCGTGACGGTGGTCGATGCCGATAACGGGACAATACGCTATATTTCCACGAAAGAAGCCATAGAACAACGATTTGTGGACGAAAACAAGGTGACGTACCACGAGCAGATGGACATCTGTTTCGGCCGCAAACCCCACAAATACGTTCCCGTCATCGAAAAGTGCGAGAGACCCATCAAGCGTTTCCTATAG
- a CDS encoding efflux RND transporter periplasmic adaptor subunit yields MRKRSNVAKVVIVFLLAGASGLMGWRIFNRPTPSEAVSISAIRERNGMPVTSWLASQSQWEYWLPLYGTVRTSGLSEIYASQAEYVTSLSAEVGDTVKRGQVLATLDSRRAAERAQAAEARYNELSLRYERTQELQKAGGSSQQDVENVFSQYKEAGASLQQLQSELARHKVTSPINGVVMQRNAEIGLLASAGRPLFVIGDPQQFEIAIDLSPRYITTVKNGERARYLTPSGLWKTATVKRVDPMANAVTGLYSVVLDVKNKAGANPKEIELRVGASVEAEILIEESDTVVVVPYESVRAIGGEAKVYICSGDVAIERVVQKGRTNEQGQTHILSGVESGEKVVLKGADRMYDGAKIWIQES; encoded by the coding sequence ATGCGCAAAAGATCGAACGTAGCGAAGGTTGTTATTGTCTTTTTGTTGGCGGGGGCTTCTGGATTGATGGGTTGGCGTATCTTCAATCGCCCCACGCCCTCCGAGGCCGTGAGCATCTCCGCTATTCGCGAACGCAACGGAATGCCGGTCACGAGCTGGCTCGCTTCTCAAAGCCAGTGGGAGTATTGGTTGCCTCTTTATGGCACTGTGCGCACATCGGGTTTGTCGGAAATTTACGCCTCCCAGGCGGAATACGTCACCTCACTTTCCGCGGAGGTGGGCGACACGGTCAAGCGAGGTCAGGTTCTGGCGACCTTAGACTCCCGCAGAGCCGCCGAAAGAGCTCAAGCCGCGGAAGCGCGTTACAACGAATTATCCTTGAGGTATGAGCGCACTCAAGAGCTTCAAAAGGCTGGAGGCTCCAGTCAACAGGATGTGGAAAACGTCTTCTCGCAGTACAAGGAGGCGGGTGCCTCTTTACAACAGCTTCAGAGCGAGCTGGCGCGTCACAAAGTGACTTCACCTATTAATGGAGTCGTCATGCAGAGGAACGCGGAGATTGGCCTTCTAGCCAGCGCGGGCAGACCTCTTTTTGTCATCGGCGATCCTCAACAATTTGAAATCGCTATTGACCTCTCTCCACGTTACATCACTACGGTCAAAAACGGGGAGAGGGCCCGTTATCTGACACCCTCGGGCTTGTGGAAGACGGCGACGGTGAAGCGGGTGGATCCGATGGCCAATGCGGTCACGGGACTTTACAGCGTGGTGCTCGACGTGAAAAACAAGGCGGGCGCGAACCCGAAGGAGATCGAGCTTCGTGTGGGCGCCTCCGTGGAGGCCGAGATTCTCATCGAGGAGAGTGATACCGTGGTAGTCGTCCCCTACGAGAGTGTTCGGGCAATAGGAGGGGAGGCCAAGGTCTATATCTGCTCTGGAGACGTGGCTATCGAGCGTGTCGTCCAGAAAGGACGCACCAACGAGCAGGGTCAGACCCACATCCTGAGCGGGGTGGAAAGCGGGGAAAAAGTGGTTTTGAAAGGCGCGGACCGCATGTATGACGGCGCTAAAATCTGGATCCAGGAAAGCTAA